A stretch of DNA from Acidimicrobiia bacterium:
GCCGCCACGGTCACCACCATGAGGTGGGCCGACCAGCGGTGCACGTTCCGGATGAACTGGCCGAAGCCCACCTCGCTCTGCAGGAACTGGATGTTGCCGTAGGCCGAGCCGGGGCTGGGCACGTAGAAGAACATCAGATAGATCCCCGACACCACCAGTGAGACGAAGAGAGTGAAGGAGGCCACGCCCAGGAACCAGGAGTAGCCGAACCCAACCTCCTCGCGCCGTACCTTCACCGGGTAGATGTGGAGGAAAAAGCTTGTCCAGTGCGCCGCGGCCCGGTCCCGCGCCGTCTCTCGGGTGGGCTGACGCACAATCGACCG
This window harbors:
- a CDS encoding cytochrome B6, translated to MKLGEQLRRSVVGRSIVRQPTRETARDRAAAHWTSFFLHIYPVKVRREEVGFGYSWFLGVASFTLFVSLVVSGIYLMFFYVPSPGSAYGNIQFLQSEVGFGQFIRNVHRWSAHLMVVTVAA